CGTTCGAGGTGCATTTCGATCCGTCCAAGCTCACGTTCAAAAGCGCGGCCCGGGGCGCGGCGGCCGAGGGCCTTGTCATGACCGACCCCACCGAGTTCACGGTCGGAGATTCCAGCGTGACCGAGGCCGCCGGCAAGCTGGTGATCCAGATGATAGACTCCAGCCTGACCCATCCGGTGACTCCCGGGACCGACCGGGAGGTGCTGCTGCTCAGTTTCAGCGTGGCCGCCGGGGCCTCGGGCAGCGTGCCGGTCACGCTCTCGAACGCATCCCTGTCCGGCGCGGCCGGTGAGGTGCTGGCGGTCGGCACGGTCGACGGCGCGGTGACAGTTTCCAGCGGGCAGACAACCGACGCCGCGCTCAAGGTCTCCGAGGTGCGCGGACCGGCGGGCAGCGATGTGCGGGCCACGGTGACGGTGACCAGCAGCAAGGATATCAGCGCCGCCTCGTTCAGCCTGATGTTCGACCGCGCGAAGCTGCAGGTCAAGTCGGTGAGCCGCGGGGCGGATGCCCCGGGCAGCGACAGCCTGGGCCTGGCCGGGGTGGATATCCCCGCGGCCAACGAGGCCGGGCGCCTGGATGTCTGGCTGGTGGATTTCTACCTGGATAAGCCGGTCAAGGCCGGCAGCAACCGTGAGCTGCTCAAAGTGACATTCACTATCGCCAAGGGCGCCACCCAGGGCGATATCCCGCTCAGCCTGGCCCGGGTGGCCCTGGCCGCGGTCGAGGCCGGAGCGGATATCGAGCTGACCCACACCGAGACCGGCGGCAAGGTCACGGTGGGCGCGGCCAGCGGGGACGTGAGCGGCGACGGGGTGATCAACGTGTTCGACCTGCTCGATCTGCTGAAAGTTCTGAGCGGGGCCAACCCGTCCTCCGGCGCCACCGACCTGAACAGTGACGGCAAGACCGATGTGTTCGACCTTCTGGAGCTGTTGAAAAAGCTTTCCGGCAAATGAGGCCGGAATGACGAACTGAAAGAATTCTTCAAAGGAGCGTGTATGGAGTTGTTGAAAGTCGGCCCGTTGATCGACGGCCGGGAGGTGTTCGAGCCGGGCGCGGAAGTCCGCGAGGTGCTGAACCCGGCTACCGGCGAGGTGATCGCCATTCAGAGCTGCGCGGATGAGGCTTGTGCCGGCCGGGCGGTGGAATCCAGCCGGGCGGCGTTCGAGTCCGCCGCCTGGCGCGGCCTCTCCGCAGCCGAGCGCGGGAACCGGCTCATAAAGCTGGCCGAGGTGGTGGAGCGCAACGCCGCCGAGTTGATCGAGCTGGAGCTGATAGACACCGGCAAGCCGCTCAAGCAGCT
The sequence above is drawn from the bacterium genome and encodes:
- a CDS encoding dockerin type I domain-containing protein, coding for MSDTRYVLSRLFALCVSLLVLPGLARGANLLKVLPATAQPGADVSVIVGLSCESNVAGLSFEVHFDPSKLTFKSAARGAAAEGLVMTDPTEFTVGDSSVTEAAGKLVIQMIDSSLTHPVTPGTDREVLLLSFSVAAGASGSVPVTLSNASLSGAAGEVLAVGTVDGAVTVSSGQTTDAALKVSEVRGPAGSDVRATVTVTSSKDISAASFSLMFDRAKLQVKSVSRGADAPGSDSLGLAGVDIPAANEAGRLDVWLVDFYLDKPVKAGSNRELLKVTFTIAKGATQGDIPLSLARVALAAVEAGADIELTHTETGGKVTVGAASGDVSGDGVINVFDLLDLLKVLSGANPSSGATDLNSDGKTDVFDLLELLKKLSGK